A genomic segment from Etheostoma spectabile isolate EspeVRDwgs_2016 chromosome 11, UIUC_Espe_1.0, whole genome shotgun sequence encodes:
- the LOC116698049 gene encoding syntaxin-binding protein 5-like isoform X14 — protein sequence MWKRAIKLSTKTHPGPVVHLSDSPKDEGKLLIGFESGTIVQWDLRLKKADFRIYYDEAIHSVSWHHEGKQFMCSHSDGSLSIWNLRNTTKPFQVTFPHGKIQKDGRKESCKPILKVEYKTSRNSEPFVIFSGGLSYDKAGRRPTLTIMHGKAITVLEMDYPIVEFMALCETPYNNEVQEPYAVVVLLEKDLIVVDLTQSNFPVFENPYPMDIHESPVTCTAYFADCPPDIIPILYSIGVKHKKTGYSQKEWPVGGGTWTLGSHTYPEIIITGHADGSIKFWDASAITLQMLYKLKTSKAFMKPKPSEGRAADLVEDDPFAIQMVSWCPQSRIFCVVGISAHIILYRFSKYDANTQIVSLEVRLQCEAEDVISPSENENNPCFTESGSHSPQPHHQHAASPGSGTTEGNKDSNPCLKVKDRMVRVPPGYQAELVIQLLWADGEPPQQITSLDINSAYGLLAFGNCNGLAVVDYLQKTILLCMSTLDLYGAADPYQRLTRSPRRNRQSTSGLTELSDNQQSIDTDRSKSPTSAAATESRENSFSRSRSSSVSSIDRDTKEAVTTLQFGESYARKSDTLPTPCLWVGTSLGMVLLIPMSIPTDNEERMEEPVTIGPSGTVLTLKGSVLRISFLDCMGALIQSPYEVWRDLNAHEDPDRMRRRKLIHISPSSSQHTCGEGHLAVVCSEKQAKVFLMPSQSCLFVHNITESSFVLRADVVSVCNSVCLACFCANGHVMTLSLPSLRPLLDVNYLPLADMRIARTFCFTHGGQALYLSSPTEIQRITYSQEMCDNLQEMLGELFTPIETPEAQNRGFLKGFFGGNSHNFDREELFGEAAAGKGSRSLAQHIPGQAGMEGMKVAACGVVGDLARARIALDERGQRLGELEERTALMMTSAETFSKHAHEVMLKCKDKKWYQL from the exons GCCATCCATTCAGTCAGCTGGCATCACGAAGGGAAGCAGTTCATGTGCAGTCACTCAGACGGCAGCCTGTCGATTTGGAACCTCAGAAACACCACCAAACCATTCCAAGTCACCTTCCCTCATG GAAAGATACAGAAGGATGGGAGGAAGGAGTCGTGTAAACCCATACTTAAAGTGGAGTACAAGACCTCAAGGAACAG CGAGCCTTTTGTTATCTTCTCTGGCGGTCTTTCATATGACAAGGCAGGGCGGCGGCCAACGTTAACCATCATGCACGGCAAGGCCATTACTGTGCTGGAGATGGACTATCCTATTGTAGAGTTCATGGCACTCTGCGAGACTCCTTATAACAACG AGGTCCAGGAACCTTACGCAGTGGTGGTGCTTTTGGAGAAGGACTTAATCGTGGTGGATCTGACACAGAGCAA CTTCCCTGTCTTTGAGAATCCTTACCCTATGGACATCCATGAGTCTCCAGTTACCTGCACTGCCTATTTTGCAGACTGTCCGCCCGACATTATACCCATCCTCTACTCGATAGGAGTTAAACATAAGAAGACCGGCTACAGCCAAAAG GAGTGGCCAGTCGGGGGAGGAACATGGACGTTAGGCTCCCACACTTACCCAGAGATCATTATCACAGG ACATGCTGACGGATCAATTAAGTTTTGGGACGCATCAGCAA TCACACTACAGATGTTGTACAAGCTGAAGACCTCCAAAGCGTTCATGAAGCCAAAGCCAAGTGAGGGCAGGGCGGCTGATTTGGTGGAGGATGACCCCTTTGCTATACAGATGGTCAGCTGGTGCCCCCAGAGTCGCATCTTCTGTGTGGTTGGCATCTCAGCCCACATCATCCTGTATCGCTTCAGCAAATATGATGCCAACACTCAGATAGTG TCACTAGAGGTGCGCTTACAGTGTGAGGCGGAGGACGTCATCTCTCCATCCGAGAATGAAAACAATCCCTGCTTCACAGAGTCCGGCTCCCACTCACCACAACCCCACCACCAACACGCAGCTAGCCCCGGCAGTGGGACAACTGAGGGTAACAAAGACAGCAATCCCTGCCTTAA GGTGAAGGACAGGATGGTTCGGGTCCCTCCTGGCTACCAAGCAGAGCTGGTTATCCAGCTGCTGTGGGCAGATGGAGAACCTCCGCAACAGATCACCAGCCTGGACATCAACTCTGCCTATGGCCT TTTGGCGTTTGGGAACTGCAATGGCCTAGCAGTGGTGGATTACTTGCAGAAAACCATCCTTTTGTGTATGTCGACACTGGATCTATATGGAGCCGCGGATCCATACCAGCGCCTTACCCGCTCCCCACGCAGGAACAGACAGTCCACATCAG GCCTTACTGAACTCTCTGACAACCAGCAGTCCATTGACACGGATAGAAGCAAGTCGCCCACCTCAG CTGCCGCCACAGAGAGTCGTGAAAACTCCTTCAGCCGTTCACGCAGTTCCAGTGTGTCCAGCATTGACCGCGACACCAAAGAAGCTGTCACCACACTGCAGTTCGGAGAGTCCTATGCACGCAAGAGTGACACCCTGCCCACCCCATGCCTCTGGGTGGGCACCAGCTTAGGCATGGTCTTGCTCATCCCAATGTCCATTCCAACCGATAAcgaggagaggatggaggaacCTGTGACCATCGGCCCCAGCG GCACAGTCCTGACGCTGAAGGGCTCAGTGTTGCGCATTAGCTTCCTGGACTGCATGGGAGCGCTCATTCAGAGCCCCTACGAGGTTTGGCGGGACCTCAACGCCCATGAGGACCCTGACCGAATGCGGAGGCGCAAGCTGATCCACATTTCACCGTCATCCTCCCAGCACACCTGCGgagagggacatctggcggtGGTGTGCTCCGAGAAGCAGGCCAAAGTATTCTTGATGCCCTCACAGTCTTGCCTCTTTGTCCACAACATCACCGAGTCATCCTTTGTACTGAGAGCCGACGTGGTATCTGTGTGCAACAGTGTGTGCCTGGCCTGCTTCTGTGCTAACGGGCACGTCATGACACTCAG TTTGCCAAGTCTAAGACCGCTTTTGGATGTTAATTACCTGCCTCTTGCAGACATGCGCATTGCAAGAACCTTTTGCTTTACTCACGGGGGTCAGGCATTATATCTCAGCTCCCCGACAGAGATCCAGAGAATTACATACAGCCAGGAGATGTGTGACAACCTGCAG GAAATGCTGGGGGAGCTGTTTACACCAATAGAAACACCAGAAGCCCAGAACCGAGGCTTTCTAAAGGGCTTCTTTGGAGGAAATTCTCATAACTTTGACAGAGAGGAGCTCT TTGGTGAGGCAGCAGCTGGGAAGGGTTCTCGTAGTCTAGCCCAGCATATCCCTGGGCAGGCGGGGATGGAGGGCATGAAGGTGGCAGCTTGCGGAGTGGTGGGTGATCTGGCACGGGCGCGCATTGCTCTGGATGAGAGAGGCCAAAGGCTGGGAGAGCTGGAGGAGCGAACCGCCCTAATGATGACCAGTGCCGAAACGTTCTCCAAACACGCTCACGAG GTGATGCTAAAGTGCAAGGACAAGAAGTGGTACCAGTTGTAA
- the LOC116698049 gene encoding syntaxin-binding protein 5-like isoform X11, whose product MWKRAIKLSTKTHPGPVVHLSDSPKDEGKLLIGFESGTIVQWDLRLKKADFRIYYDEAIHSVSWHHEGKQFMCSHSDGSLSIWNLRNTTKPFQVTFPHGKIQKDGRKESCKPILKVEYKTSRNSEPFVIFSGGLSYDKAGRRPTLTIMHGKAITVLEMDYPIVEFMALCETPYNNEVQEPYAVVVLLEKDLIVVDLTQSNFPVFENPYPMDIHESPVTCTAYFADCPPDIIPILYSIGVKHKKTGYSQKEWPVGGGTWTLGSHTYPEIIITGHADGSIKFWDASAITLQMLYKLKTSKAFMKPKPSEGRAADLVEDDPFAIQMVSWCPQSRIFCVVGISAHIILYRFSKYDANTQIVSLEVRLQCEAEDVISPSENENNPCFTESGSHSPQPHHQHAASPGSGTTEGNKDSNPCLKVKDRMVRVPPGYQAELVIQLLWADGEPPQQITSLDINSAYGLLAFGNCNGLAVVDYLQKTILLCMSTLDLYGAADPYQRLTRSPRRNRQSTSEFCMRGLSNLYSDSKKRIRTSYQSLTELSDNQQSIDTDRSKSPTSGYASRRAMLQQLHGVAMYSHDEHHATAPYCWSERAAATESRENSFSRSRSSSVSSIDRDTKEAVTTLQFGESYARKSDTLPTPCLWVGTSLGMVLLIPMSIPTDNEERMEEPVTIGPSGTVLTLKGSVLRISFLDCMGALIQSPYEVWRDLNAHEDPDRMRRRKLIHISPSSSQHTCGEGHLAVVCSEKQAKVFLMPSQSCLFVHNITESSFVLRADVVSVCNSVCLACFCANGHVMTLSLPSLRPLLDVNYLPLADMRIARTFCFTHGGQALYLSSPTEIQRITYSQEMCDNLQEMLGELFTPIETPEAQNRGFLKGFFGGNSHNFDREELFGEAAAGKGSRSLAQHIPGQAGMEGMKVAACGVVGDLARARIALDERGQRLGELEERTALMMTSAETFSKHAHEVMLKCKDKKWYQL is encoded by the exons GCCATCCATTCAGTCAGCTGGCATCACGAAGGGAAGCAGTTCATGTGCAGTCACTCAGACGGCAGCCTGTCGATTTGGAACCTCAGAAACACCACCAAACCATTCCAAGTCACCTTCCCTCATG GAAAGATACAGAAGGATGGGAGGAAGGAGTCGTGTAAACCCATACTTAAAGTGGAGTACAAGACCTCAAGGAACAG CGAGCCTTTTGTTATCTTCTCTGGCGGTCTTTCATATGACAAGGCAGGGCGGCGGCCAACGTTAACCATCATGCACGGCAAGGCCATTACTGTGCTGGAGATGGACTATCCTATTGTAGAGTTCATGGCACTCTGCGAGACTCCTTATAACAACG AGGTCCAGGAACCTTACGCAGTGGTGGTGCTTTTGGAGAAGGACTTAATCGTGGTGGATCTGACACAGAGCAA CTTCCCTGTCTTTGAGAATCCTTACCCTATGGACATCCATGAGTCTCCAGTTACCTGCACTGCCTATTTTGCAGACTGTCCGCCCGACATTATACCCATCCTCTACTCGATAGGAGTTAAACATAAGAAGACCGGCTACAGCCAAAAG GAGTGGCCAGTCGGGGGAGGAACATGGACGTTAGGCTCCCACACTTACCCAGAGATCATTATCACAGG ACATGCTGACGGATCAATTAAGTTTTGGGACGCATCAGCAA TCACACTACAGATGTTGTACAAGCTGAAGACCTCCAAAGCGTTCATGAAGCCAAAGCCAAGTGAGGGCAGGGCGGCTGATTTGGTGGAGGATGACCCCTTTGCTATACAGATGGTCAGCTGGTGCCCCCAGAGTCGCATCTTCTGTGTGGTTGGCATCTCAGCCCACATCATCCTGTATCGCTTCAGCAAATATGATGCCAACACTCAGATAGTG TCACTAGAGGTGCGCTTACAGTGTGAGGCGGAGGACGTCATCTCTCCATCCGAGAATGAAAACAATCCCTGCTTCACAGAGTCCGGCTCCCACTCACCACAACCCCACCACCAACACGCAGCTAGCCCCGGCAGTGGGACAACTGAGGGTAACAAAGACAGCAATCCCTGCCTTAA GGTGAAGGACAGGATGGTTCGGGTCCCTCCTGGCTACCAAGCAGAGCTGGTTATCCAGCTGCTGTGGGCAGATGGAGAACCTCCGCAACAGATCACCAGCCTGGACATCAACTCTGCCTATGGCCT TTTGGCGTTTGGGAACTGCAATGGCCTAGCAGTGGTGGATTACTTGCAGAAAACCATCCTTTTGTGTATGTCGACACTGGATCTATATGGAGCCGCGGATCCATACCAGCGCCTTACCCGCTCCCCACGCAGGAACAGACAGTCCACATCAG AGTTTTGCATGCGCGGCCTGTCTAACTTATATTCAGATTCAAAGAAAAGGATCCGTACATCCTATCAGA GCCTTACTGAACTCTCTGACAACCAGCAGTCCATTGACACGGATAGAAGCAAGTCGCCCACCTCAG GTTATGCATCCAGGAGGGCAATGCTTCAGCAGTTACACGGAGTCGCTATGTACTCCCACGACGAGCACCACGCCACTGCCCCCTACTGCTGGAGTGAGAGAG CTGCCGCCACAGAGAGTCGTGAAAACTCCTTCAGCCGTTCACGCAGTTCCAGTGTGTCCAGCATTGACCGCGACACCAAAGAAGCTGTCACCACACTGCAGTTCGGAGAGTCCTATGCACGCAAGAGTGACACCCTGCCCACCCCATGCCTCTGGGTGGGCACCAGCTTAGGCATGGTCTTGCTCATCCCAATGTCCATTCCAACCGATAAcgaggagaggatggaggaacCTGTGACCATCGGCCCCAGCG GCACAGTCCTGACGCTGAAGGGCTCAGTGTTGCGCATTAGCTTCCTGGACTGCATGGGAGCGCTCATTCAGAGCCCCTACGAGGTTTGGCGGGACCTCAACGCCCATGAGGACCCTGACCGAATGCGGAGGCGCAAGCTGATCCACATTTCACCGTCATCCTCCCAGCACACCTGCGgagagggacatctggcggtGGTGTGCTCCGAGAAGCAGGCCAAAGTATTCTTGATGCCCTCACAGTCTTGCCTCTTTGTCCACAACATCACCGAGTCATCCTTTGTACTGAGAGCCGACGTGGTATCTGTGTGCAACAGTGTGTGCCTGGCCTGCTTCTGTGCTAACGGGCACGTCATGACACTCAG TTTGCCAAGTCTAAGACCGCTTTTGGATGTTAATTACCTGCCTCTTGCAGACATGCGCATTGCAAGAACCTTTTGCTTTACTCACGGGGGTCAGGCATTATATCTCAGCTCCCCGACAGAGATCCAGAGAATTACATACAGCCAGGAGATGTGTGACAACCTGCAG GAAATGCTGGGGGAGCTGTTTACACCAATAGAAACACCAGAAGCCCAGAACCGAGGCTTTCTAAAGGGCTTCTTTGGAGGAAATTCTCATAACTTTGACAGAGAGGAGCTCT TTGGTGAGGCAGCAGCTGGGAAGGGTTCTCGTAGTCTAGCCCAGCATATCCCTGGGCAGGCGGGGATGGAGGGCATGAAGGTGGCAGCTTGCGGAGTGGTGGGTGATCTGGCACGGGCGCGCATTGCTCTGGATGAGAGAGGCCAAAGGCTGGGAGAGCTGGAGGAGCGAACCGCCCTAATGATGACCAGTGCCGAAACGTTCTCCAAACACGCTCACGAG GTGATGCTAAAGTGCAAGGACAAGAAGTGGTACCAGTTGTAA
- the LOC116698049 gene encoding syntaxin-binding protein 5-like isoform X10: MWKRAIKLSTKTHPGPVVHLSDSPKDEGKLLIGFESGTIVQWDLRLKKADFRIYYDEAIHSVSWHHEGKQFMCSHSDGSLSIWNLRNTTKPFQVTFPHGKIQKDGRKESCKPILKVEYKTSRNSEPFVIFSGGLSYDKAGRRPTLTIMHGKAITVLEMDYPIVEFMALCETPYNNEVQEPYAVVVLLEKDLIVVDLTQSNFPVFENPYPMDIHESPVTCTAYFADCPPDIIPILYSIGVKHKKTGYSQKEWPVGGGTWTLGSHTYPEIIITGHADGSIKFWDASAITLQMLYKLKTSKAFMKPKPSEGRAADLVEDDPFAIQMVSWCPQSRIFCVVGISAHIILYRFSKYDANTQIVSLEVRLQCEAEDVISPSENENNPCFTESGSHSPQPHHQHAASPGSGTTEGNKDSNPCLKVKDRMVRVPPGYQAELVIQLLWADGEPPQQITSLDINSAYGLLAFGNCNGLAVVDYLQKTILLCMSTLDLYGAADPYQRLTRSPRRNRQSTSEFCMRGLSNLYSDSKKRIRTSYQSLTELSDNQQSIDTDRSKSPTSDHVNGHCTSPTSQSCSTGKPRVPMGPEGPRLTRRGPGRPPFRKAQSAACMEISLPVSHTEAAATESRENSFSRSRSSSVSSIDRDTKEAVTTLQFGESYARKSDTLPTPCLWVGTSLGMVLLIPMSIPTDNEERMEEPVTIGPSGTVLTLKGSVLRISFLDCMGALIQSPYEVWRDLNAHEDPDRMRRRKLIHISPSSSQHTCGEGHLAVVCSEKQAKVFLMPSQSCLFVHNITESSFVLRADVVSVCNSVCLACFCANGHVMTLSLPSLRPLLDVNYLPLADMRIARTFCFTHGGQALYLSSPTEIQRITYSQEMCDNLQEMLGELFTPIETPEAQNRGFLKGFFGGNSHNFDREELFGEAAAGKGSRSLAQHIPGQAGMEGMKVAACGVVGDLARARIALDERGQRLGELEERTALMMTSAETFSKHAHEVMLKCKDKKWYQL, translated from the exons GCCATCCATTCAGTCAGCTGGCATCACGAAGGGAAGCAGTTCATGTGCAGTCACTCAGACGGCAGCCTGTCGATTTGGAACCTCAGAAACACCACCAAACCATTCCAAGTCACCTTCCCTCATG GAAAGATACAGAAGGATGGGAGGAAGGAGTCGTGTAAACCCATACTTAAAGTGGAGTACAAGACCTCAAGGAACAG CGAGCCTTTTGTTATCTTCTCTGGCGGTCTTTCATATGACAAGGCAGGGCGGCGGCCAACGTTAACCATCATGCACGGCAAGGCCATTACTGTGCTGGAGATGGACTATCCTATTGTAGAGTTCATGGCACTCTGCGAGACTCCTTATAACAACG AGGTCCAGGAACCTTACGCAGTGGTGGTGCTTTTGGAGAAGGACTTAATCGTGGTGGATCTGACACAGAGCAA CTTCCCTGTCTTTGAGAATCCTTACCCTATGGACATCCATGAGTCTCCAGTTACCTGCACTGCCTATTTTGCAGACTGTCCGCCCGACATTATACCCATCCTCTACTCGATAGGAGTTAAACATAAGAAGACCGGCTACAGCCAAAAG GAGTGGCCAGTCGGGGGAGGAACATGGACGTTAGGCTCCCACACTTACCCAGAGATCATTATCACAGG ACATGCTGACGGATCAATTAAGTTTTGGGACGCATCAGCAA TCACACTACAGATGTTGTACAAGCTGAAGACCTCCAAAGCGTTCATGAAGCCAAAGCCAAGTGAGGGCAGGGCGGCTGATTTGGTGGAGGATGACCCCTTTGCTATACAGATGGTCAGCTGGTGCCCCCAGAGTCGCATCTTCTGTGTGGTTGGCATCTCAGCCCACATCATCCTGTATCGCTTCAGCAAATATGATGCCAACACTCAGATAGTG TCACTAGAGGTGCGCTTACAGTGTGAGGCGGAGGACGTCATCTCTCCATCCGAGAATGAAAACAATCCCTGCTTCACAGAGTCCGGCTCCCACTCACCACAACCCCACCACCAACACGCAGCTAGCCCCGGCAGTGGGACAACTGAGGGTAACAAAGACAGCAATCCCTGCCTTAA GGTGAAGGACAGGATGGTTCGGGTCCCTCCTGGCTACCAAGCAGAGCTGGTTATCCAGCTGCTGTGGGCAGATGGAGAACCTCCGCAACAGATCACCAGCCTGGACATCAACTCTGCCTATGGCCT TTTGGCGTTTGGGAACTGCAATGGCCTAGCAGTGGTGGATTACTTGCAGAAAACCATCCTTTTGTGTATGTCGACACTGGATCTATATGGAGCCGCGGATCCATACCAGCGCCTTACCCGCTCCCCACGCAGGAACAGACAGTCCACATCAG AGTTTTGCATGCGCGGCCTGTCTAACTTATATTCAGATTCAAAGAAAAGGATCCGTACATCCTATCAGA GCCTTACTGAACTCTCTGACAACCAGCAGTCCATTGACACGGATAGAAGCAAGTCGCCCACCTCAG ATCATGTCAATGGACATTGCACTAGTCCCACCTCCCAGTCGTGCTCGACAGGGAAGCCTCGTGTCCCGATGGGTCCCGAGGGGCCACGGCTTACCCGCAGAGGCCCTGGCCGACCGCCCTTCCGCAAGGCCCAGTCCGCTGCTTGCATGGAGATCTCTTTGCCTGTGTCCCACACTGAAG CTGCCGCCACAGAGAGTCGTGAAAACTCCTTCAGCCGTTCACGCAGTTCCAGTGTGTCCAGCATTGACCGCGACACCAAAGAAGCTGTCACCACACTGCAGTTCGGAGAGTCCTATGCACGCAAGAGTGACACCCTGCCCACCCCATGCCTCTGGGTGGGCACCAGCTTAGGCATGGTCTTGCTCATCCCAATGTCCATTCCAACCGATAAcgaggagaggatggaggaacCTGTGACCATCGGCCCCAGCG GCACAGTCCTGACGCTGAAGGGCTCAGTGTTGCGCATTAGCTTCCTGGACTGCATGGGAGCGCTCATTCAGAGCCCCTACGAGGTTTGGCGGGACCTCAACGCCCATGAGGACCCTGACCGAATGCGGAGGCGCAAGCTGATCCACATTTCACCGTCATCCTCCCAGCACACCTGCGgagagggacatctggcggtGGTGTGCTCCGAGAAGCAGGCCAAAGTATTCTTGATGCCCTCACAGTCTTGCCTCTTTGTCCACAACATCACCGAGTCATCCTTTGTACTGAGAGCCGACGTGGTATCTGTGTGCAACAGTGTGTGCCTGGCCTGCTTCTGTGCTAACGGGCACGTCATGACACTCAG TTTGCCAAGTCTAAGACCGCTTTTGGATGTTAATTACCTGCCTCTTGCAGACATGCGCATTGCAAGAACCTTTTGCTTTACTCACGGGGGTCAGGCATTATATCTCAGCTCCCCGACAGAGATCCAGAGAATTACATACAGCCAGGAGATGTGTGACAACCTGCAG GAAATGCTGGGGGAGCTGTTTACACCAATAGAAACACCAGAAGCCCAGAACCGAGGCTTTCTAAAGGGCTTCTTTGGAGGAAATTCTCATAACTTTGACAGAGAGGAGCTCT TTGGTGAGGCAGCAGCTGGGAAGGGTTCTCGTAGTCTAGCCCAGCATATCCCTGGGCAGGCGGGGATGGAGGGCATGAAGGTGGCAGCTTGCGGAGTGGTGGGTGATCTGGCACGGGCGCGCATTGCTCTGGATGAGAGAGGCCAAAGGCTGGGAGAGCTGGAGGAGCGAACCGCCCTAATGATGACCAGTGCCGAAACGTTCTCCAAACACGCTCACGAG GTGATGCTAAAGTGCAAGGACAAGAAGTGGTACCAGTTGTAA
- the LOC116698049 gene encoding syntaxin-binding protein 5-like isoform X12, producing MWKRAIKLSTKTHPGPVVHLSDSPKDEGKLLIGFESGTIVQWDLRLKKADFRIYYDEAIHSVSWHHEGKQFMCSHSDGSLSIWNLRNTTKPFQVTFPHGKIQKDGRKESCKPILKVEYKTSRNSEPFVIFSGGLSYDKAGRRPTLTIMHGKAITVLEMDYPIVEFMALCETPYNNEVQEPYAVVVLLEKDLIVVDLTQSNFPVFENPYPMDIHESPVTCTAYFADCPPDIIPILYSIGVKHKKTGYSQKEWPVGGGTWTLGSHTYPEIIITGHADGSIKFWDASAITLQMLYKLKTSKAFMKPKPSEGRAADLVEDDPFAIQMVSWCPQSRIFCVVGISAHIILYRFSKYDANTQIVSLEVRLQCEAEDVISPSENENNPCFTESGSHSPQPHHQHAASPGSGTTEGNKDSNPCLKVKDRMVRVPPGYQAELVIQLLWADGEPPQQITSLDINSAYGLLAFGNCNGLAVVDYLQKTILLCMSTLDLYGAADPYQRLTRSPRRNRQSTSGLTELSDNQQSIDTDRSKSPTSGYASRRAMLQQLHGVAMYSHDEHHATAPYCWSERAAATESRENSFSRSRSSSVSSIDRDTKEAVTTLQFGESYARKSDTLPTPCLWVGTSLGMVLLIPMSIPTDNEERMEEPVTIGPSGTVLTLKGSVLRISFLDCMGALIQSPYEVWRDLNAHEDPDRMRRRKLIHISPSSSQHTCGEGHLAVVCSEKQAKVFLMPSQSCLFVHNITESSFVLRADVVSVCNSVCLACFCANGHVMTLSLPSLRPLLDVNYLPLADMRIARTFCFTHGGQALYLSSPTEIQRITYSQEMCDNLQEMLGELFTPIETPEAQNRGFLKGFFGGNSHNFDREELFGEAAAGKGSRSLAQHIPGQAGMEGMKVAACGVVGDLARARIALDERGQRLGELEERTALMMTSAETFSKHAHEVMLKCKDKKWYQL from the exons GCCATCCATTCAGTCAGCTGGCATCACGAAGGGAAGCAGTTCATGTGCAGTCACTCAGACGGCAGCCTGTCGATTTGGAACCTCAGAAACACCACCAAACCATTCCAAGTCACCTTCCCTCATG GAAAGATACAGAAGGATGGGAGGAAGGAGTCGTGTAAACCCATACTTAAAGTGGAGTACAAGACCTCAAGGAACAG CGAGCCTTTTGTTATCTTCTCTGGCGGTCTTTCATATGACAAGGCAGGGCGGCGGCCAACGTTAACCATCATGCACGGCAAGGCCATTACTGTGCTGGAGATGGACTATCCTATTGTAGAGTTCATGGCACTCTGCGAGACTCCTTATAACAACG AGGTCCAGGAACCTTACGCAGTGGTGGTGCTTTTGGAGAAGGACTTAATCGTGGTGGATCTGACACAGAGCAA CTTCCCTGTCTTTGAGAATCCTTACCCTATGGACATCCATGAGTCTCCAGTTACCTGCACTGCCTATTTTGCAGACTGTCCGCCCGACATTATACCCATCCTCTACTCGATAGGAGTTAAACATAAGAAGACCGGCTACAGCCAAAAG GAGTGGCCAGTCGGGGGAGGAACATGGACGTTAGGCTCCCACACTTACCCAGAGATCATTATCACAGG ACATGCTGACGGATCAATTAAGTTTTGGGACGCATCAGCAA TCACACTACAGATGTTGTACAAGCTGAAGACCTCCAAAGCGTTCATGAAGCCAAAGCCAAGTGAGGGCAGGGCGGCTGATTTGGTGGAGGATGACCCCTTTGCTATACAGATGGTCAGCTGGTGCCCCCAGAGTCGCATCTTCTGTGTGGTTGGCATCTCAGCCCACATCATCCTGTATCGCTTCAGCAAATATGATGCCAACACTCAGATAGTG TCACTAGAGGTGCGCTTACAGTGTGAGGCGGAGGACGTCATCTCTCCATCCGAGAATGAAAACAATCCCTGCTTCACAGAGTCCGGCTCCCACTCACCACAACCCCACCACCAACACGCAGCTAGCCCCGGCAGTGGGACAACTGAGGGTAACAAAGACAGCAATCCCTGCCTTAA GGTGAAGGACAGGATGGTTCGGGTCCCTCCTGGCTACCAAGCAGAGCTGGTTATCCAGCTGCTGTGGGCAGATGGAGAACCTCCGCAACAGATCACCAGCCTGGACATCAACTCTGCCTATGGCCT TTTGGCGTTTGGGAACTGCAATGGCCTAGCAGTGGTGGATTACTTGCAGAAAACCATCCTTTTGTGTATGTCGACACTGGATCTATATGGAGCCGCGGATCCATACCAGCGCCTTACCCGCTCCCCACGCAGGAACAGACAGTCCACATCAG GCCTTACTGAACTCTCTGACAACCAGCAGTCCATTGACACGGATAGAAGCAAGTCGCCCACCTCAG GTTATGCATCCAGGAGGGCAATGCTTCAGCAGTTACACGGAGTCGCTATGTACTCCCACGACGAGCACCACGCCACTGCCCCCTACTGCTGGAGTGAGAGAG CTGCCGCCACAGAGAGTCGTGAAAACTCCTTCAGCCGTTCACGCAGTTCCAGTGTGTCCAGCATTGACCGCGACACCAAAGAAGCTGTCACCACACTGCAGTTCGGAGAGTCCTATGCACGCAAGAGTGACACCCTGCCCACCCCATGCCTCTGGGTGGGCACCAGCTTAGGCATGGTCTTGCTCATCCCAATGTCCATTCCAACCGATAAcgaggagaggatggaggaacCTGTGACCATCGGCCCCAGCG GCACAGTCCTGACGCTGAAGGGCTCAGTGTTGCGCATTAGCTTCCTGGACTGCATGGGAGCGCTCATTCAGAGCCCCTACGAGGTTTGGCGGGACCTCAACGCCCATGAGGACCCTGACCGAATGCGGAGGCGCAAGCTGATCCACATTTCACCGTCATCCTCCCAGCACACCTGCGgagagggacatctggcggtGGTGTGCTCCGAGAAGCAGGCCAAAGTATTCTTGATGCCCTCACAGTCTTGCCTCTTTGTCCACAACATCACCGAGTCATCCTTTGTACTGAGAGCCGACGTGGTATCTGTGTGCAACAGTGTGTGCCTGGCCTGCTTCTGTGCTAACGGGCACGTCATGACACTCAG TTTGCCAAGTCTAAGACCGCTTTTGGATGTTAATTACCTGCCTCTTGCAGACATGCGCATTGCAAGAACCTTTTGCTTTACTCACGGGGGTCAGGCATTATATCTCAGCTCCCCGACAGAGATCCAGAGAATTACATACAGCCAGGAGATGTGTGACAACCTGCAG GAAATGCTGGGGGAGCTGTTTACACCAATAGAAACACCAGAAGCCCAGAACCGAGGCTTTCTAAAGGGCTTCTTTGGAGGAAATTCTCATAACTTTGACAGAGAGGAGCTCT TTGGTGAGGCAGCAGCTGGGAAGGGTTCTCGTAGTCTAGCCCAGCATATCCCTGGGCAGGCGGGGATGGAGGGCATGAAGGTGGCAGCTTGCGGAGTGGTGGGTGATCTGGCACGGGCGCGCATTGCTCTGGATGAGAGAGGCCAAAGGCTGGGAGAGCTGGAGGAGCGAACCGCCCTAATGATGACCAGTGCCGAAACGTTCTCCAAACACGCTCACGAG GTGATGCTAAAGTGCAAGGACAAGAAGTGGTACCAGTTGTAA